In a single window of the Anguilla rostrata isolate EN2019 chromosome 4, ASM1855537v3, whole genome shotgun sequence genome:
- the LOC135253926 gene encoding uncharacterized protein LOC135253926 isoform X2 → MKCVFLSAGAGGTVSKVAVQRGRSVTIPCHYDKKYEKHVKYWCQGSKWNACHTLVRTDSPKVEGETSITDDPTHHVFAVTMTKLKTGDSGYYWCCVEINWGGDEGTYLYLSVTAGTPGLWVDQQEMTGVEGGHVSVQCHTNYPSSMKNWCRAEGSCVEVNSAKSGRSEIKDNRSENVFIVTMRELNREDTGWYWCAAGELQIPVHITVTQKTTTTTVTTTTQCATSTPPCTATTSATAEEPSTSKQLAVTIPRSSIPPTTTYNKSLSDLTFVLMISGILLLAAAVATITWKLWKKHKSIKVNARAREDRRNEVTDEVTYSTVFTKTRSSSHRMSPPQSQSSESSADEVIYCSVVLQNPQATHSPNQSPAGTADDVIYSSVAQQKK, encoded by the exons AtgaagtgtgtgtttctctctgcaggtgctGGTGGTACAGTGAGTAAAGTAGCAGTGCAGAGAGGAAGATCTGTCACCATTCCCTGTCACTATgataagaaatatgaaaagcatgtgAAATACTGGTGTCAGGGGTCAAAATGGAATGCATGTCATACTCTAGTACGCACTGACTCTCCAAAAGTCGAAGGTGAAACATCAATCACTGATGACCCTACACATCATGTCTTCGCTGTTACCATGACAAAGCTGAAGACAGGGGACTCTGGATACTACTGGTGTTGTGTAGAGATCAATTGGGGTGGAGATGAGGGCACATATCTGTACCTGTCAGTCACTGCAG GCACTCCTGGACTCTGGGTTGACCAGCAGGAGATGACTGGTGTGGAAGGGGGCcatgtcagtgtgcagtgtcacACTAATTATCCAAGCAGCATGAAGAACTGGTGCAGGGCTGAGGGCTCCTGTGTGGAAGTGAATTCCGCTAAATCTGGAAGATCAGAGATCAAAGATAACCGCTCTGAAAATGTCTTCATTGTGACAATGAGGGAGCTGAACAGGGAGGACACAGGCTGGTATTGGTGTGCTGCTGGAGAACTACAGATCCCTGTACACATCACTGTCACTCAGAAAACTACTACTACCACAGTCACCACAA CAACCCAATGTGCAACATCAACACCACCATGCACAGCAACCACATCAGCTACAGCTGAAGAGCCTTCAACCTCAAAGCAGTTAGCAGTCACAATACCTCGGTCATCTATTCCACCCACTACCACTTACAATAAAAG TCTTTCAGACCTCACATTCGTTCTGATGATATCAGGGATACTGTTGCTGGCGGCAGCTGTTGCTACCATTACCTGGAAGCTGTGGAAGAAACACA AGAGCATCAAGGTGAACGCAAGAGcaagagaggacaggaggaacGAGGTGACA GATGAAGtgacctacagcacagtgttcacCAAGACACGGTCATCATCACACAGAATGAGTCCACCTCAGTCACAG TCATCTGAGAGCTCTGCAGATGAGGTCATTTACTGCTCAGTCGTCCTGCAAAATCCACAG GCCACACACTCCCCTAACCAGTCTCCAGCAGGAACAGCCGATGATGTGATTTACAGCTCAGTAGCCCAGCAGAAAAAATAG
- the LOC135253926 gene encoding uncharacterized protein LOC135253926 isoform X3: MKCVFLSAGAGGTVSKVAVQRGRSVTIPCHYDKKYEKHVKYWCQGSKWNACHTLVRTDSPKVEGETSITDDPTHHVFAVTMTKLKTGDSGYYWCCVEINWGGDEGTYLYLSVTAGTPGLWVDQQEMTGVEGGHVSVQCHTNYPSSMKNWCRAEGSCVEVNSAKSGRSEIKDNRSENVFIVTMRELNREDTGWYWCAAGELQIPVHITVTQKTTTTTVTTTTQCATSTPPCTATTSATAEEPSTSKQLAVTIPRSSIPPTTTYNKSLSDLTFVLMISGILLLAAAVATITWKLWKKHKSIKVNARAREDRRNEDEVTYSTVFTKTRSSSHRMSPPQSQSSESSADEVIYCSVVLQNPQATHSPNQSPAGTADDVIYSSVAQQKK, encoded by the exons AtgaagtgtgtgtttctctctgcaggtgctGGTGGTACAGTGAGTAAAGTAGCAGTGCAGAGAGGAAGATCTGTCACCATTCCCTGTCACTATgataagaaatatgaaaagcatgtgAAATACTGGTGTCAGGGGTCAAAATGGAATGCATGTCATACTCTAGTACGCACTGACTCTCCAAAAGTCGAAGGTGAAACATCAATCACTGATGACCCTACACATCATGTCTTCGCTGTTACCATGACAAAGCTGAAGACAGGGGACTCTGGATACTACTGGTGTTGTGTAGAGATCAATTGGGGTGGAGATGAGGGCACATATCTGTACCTGTCAGTCACTGCAG GCACTCCTGGACTCTGGGTTGACCAGCAGGAGATGACTGGTGTGGAAGGGGGCcatgtcagtgtgcagtgtcacACTAATTATCCAAGCAGCATGAAGAACTGGTGCAGGGCTGAGGGCTCCTGTGTGGAAGTGAATTCCGCTAAATCTGGAAGATCAGAGATCAAAGATAACCGCTCTGAAAATGTCTTCATTGTGACAATGAGGGAGCTGAACAGGGAGGACACAGGCTGGTATTGGTGTGCTGCTGGAGAACTACAGATCCCTGTACACATCACTGTCACTCAGAAAACTACTACTACCACAGTCACCACAA CAACCCAATGTGCAACATCAACACCACCATGCACAGCAACCACATCAGCTACAGCTGAAGAGCCTTCAACCTCAAAGCAGTTAGCAGTCACAATACCTCGGTCATCTATTCCACCCACTACCACTTACAATAAAAG TCTTTCAGACCTCACATTCGTTCTGATGATATCAGGGATACTGTTGCTGGCGGCAGCTGTTGCTACCATTACCTGGAAGCTGTGGAAGAAACACA AGAGCATCAAGGTGAACGCAAGAGcaagagaggacaggaggaacGAG GATGAAGtgacctacagcacagtgttcacCAAGACACGGTCATCATCACACAGAATGAGTCCACCTCAGTCACAG TCATCTGAGAGCTCTGCAGATGAGGTCATTTACTGCTCAGTCGTCCTGCAAAATCCACAG GCCACACACTCCCCTAACCAGTCTCCAGCAGGAACAGCCGATGATGTGATTTACAGCTCAGTAGCCCAGCAGAAAAAATAG
- the LOC135253926 gene encoding uncharacterized protein LOC135253926 isoform X1, producing MKCVFLSAGAGGTVSKVAVQRGRSVTIPCHYDKKYEKHVKYWCQGSKWNACHTLVRTDSPKVEGETSITDDPTHHVFAVTMTKLKTGDSGYYWCCVEINWGGDEGTYLYLSVTAGTPGLWVDQQEMTGVEGGHVSVQCHTNYPSSMKNWCRAEGSCVEVNSAKSGRSEIKDNRSENVFIVTMRELNREDTGWYWCAAGELQIPVHITVTQKTTTTTVTTTTQCATSTPPCTATTSATAEEPSTSKQLAVTIPRSSIPPTTTYNKSLSDLTFVLMISGILLLAAAVATITWKLWKKHKSIKVNARAREDRRNEVTQNVDPEDEVTYSTVFTKTRSSSHRMSPPQSQSSESSADEVIYCSVVLQNPQATHSPNQSPAGTADDVIYSSVAQQKK from the exons AtgaagtgtgtgtttctctctgcaggtgctGGTGGTACAGTGAGTAAAGTAGCAGTGCAGAGAGGAAGATCTGTCACCATTCCCTGTCACTATgataagaaatatgaaaagcatgtgAAATACTGGTGTCAGGGGTCAAAATGGAATGCATGTCATACTCTAGTACGCACTGACTCTCCAAAAGTCGAAGGTGAAACATCAATCACTGATGACCCTACACATCATGTCTTCGCTGTTACCATGACAAAGCTGAAGACAGGGGACTCTGGATACTACTGGTGTTGTGTAGAGATCAATTGGGGTGGAGATGAGGGCACATATCTGTACCTGTCAGTCACTGCAG GCACTCCTGGACTCTGGGTTGACCAGCAGGAGATGACTGGTGTGGAAGGGGGCcatgtcagtgtgcagtgtcacACTAATTATCCAAGCAGCATGAAGAACTGGTGCAGGGCTGAGGGCTCCTGTGTGGAAGTGAATTCCGCTAAATCTGGAAGATCAGAGATCAAAGATAACCGCTCTGAAAATGTCTTCATTGTGACAATGAGGGAGCTGAACAGGGAGGACACAGGCTGGTATTGGTGTGCTGCTGGAGAACTACAGATCCCTGTACACATCACTGTCACTCAGAAAACTACTACTACCACAGTCACCACAA CAACCCAATGTGCAACATCAACACCACCATGCACAGCAACCACATCAGCTACAGCTGAAGAGCCTTCAACCTCAAAGCAGTTAGCAGTCACAATACCTCGGTCATCTATTCCACCCACTACCACTTACAATAAAAG TCTTTCAGACCTCACATTCGTTCTGATGATATCAGGGATACTGTTGCTGGCGGCAGCTGTTGCTACCATTACCTGGAAGCTGTGGAAGAAACACA AGAGCATCAAGGTGAACGCAAGAGcaagagaggacaggaggaacGAGGTGACA CAGAATGTAGACCCTGAGGATGAAGtgacctacagcacagtgttcacCAAGACACGGTCATCATCACACAGAATGAGTCCACCTCAGTCACAG TCATCTGAGAGCTCTGCAGATGAGGTCATTTACTGCTCAGTCGTCCTGCAAAATCCACAG GCCACACACTCCCCTAACCAGTCTCCAGCAGGAACAGCCGATGATGTGATTTACAGCTCAGTAGCCCAGCAGAAAAAATAG
- the LOC135253928 gene encoding polymeric immunoglobulin receptor-like isoform X1, giving the protein MHMATTQLLFLSIIFLFVLPGADAGAVSTVSNVAVQTGRSVTIPCHYDKKYEKQVKYWCRGSDWNTCRTLVRTDSPKVEGETSITDDPTHHVFTVTMTKLKTEDSGYYWCGIEINGGGDESTRLYLSVTAGTPGLWVDQQEVIGVEGGHVSVQCHYDEPSSMKKWCRAEGSGMELNFGKSGRAEIKNGRSKNVFIVTMRELNREDTGWYWCAAGELQIPVHITAAQETTTTTFWTSSLLTDAIASPSEAHKQYTLVITTEAPFTVFDSSTSYVQKPSCPEHGSQPCSSAPTSLERTLGALRHAGVALVFLICSAVAFWKIWRYRRAQHSRKNREVVGRYANNTAEPCNLLTMDVM; this is encoded by the exons aTGCATATGGCTACCACTCAGCTACTCTTCCTCTCCATCATCTTCCTCTTTGTACTGCCAG gtgctGATGCTGGAGCTGTGTCCACAGTGAGTAATGTAGCTGTACAGACAGGAAGATCTGTCACCATCCCATGTCACTATGATAAGAAATACGAAAAGCAAGTGAAATACTGGTGTCGGGGGTCAGATTGGAATACGTGTCGTACTCTAGTACGAACTGACTCTCCAAAAGTCGAAGGTGAAACATCAATCACTGATGACCCTACACATCATGTATTCACTGTTACCATGACAAAGCTGAAGACAGAGGACTCTGGATACTACTGGTGTGGTATAGAGATCAATGGTGGTGGAGATGAGAGCACAcgtctgtacctgtctgtcactgcag GCACTCCTGGACTCTGGGTTGACCAGCAGGAGGTGATCGGTGTGGAAGGGGGCcatgtcagtgtgcagtgtcacTATGATGAACCGAGCAGCATGAAGAAGTGGTGCAGGGCTGAGGGCTCCGGTATGGAATTGAATTTTGGTAAATCTGGAAGAGCAGAGATCAAAAATGGCCGTTCtaaaaatgtcttcattgtGACGATGAGGGAGCTGAACAGAGAGGACACAGGCTGGTATTGGTGTGCTGCTGGAGAACTACAGATCCCTGTTCACATCACTGCCGCTCAAGAAACTACAACTACCACAT TCTGGACTTCGAGCTTGCTGACAGATGCCATCGCATCTCCCTCTGAAGCCCACAAGCAGTACACACTGGTCATCACAACAGAAGCACCTTTTACTGTGTTCGACTCTTCTACTTCCTATGTCCAGAAGCCCAGTTGTCCAGAACACGGAAGCCAGCCGTGTTCCAG TGCACCGACGAGCTTGGAACGGACTCTGGGGGCGCTACGCCACGCCGGGGTTGCTTTGGTGTTCCTAATATGCTCCGCCGTCGCCTTTTGGAAGATTTGGCGATACCGCA GAGCGCAGCACTCGAGAAAGAATAGAGAAGTCGTGGGACGTTACGCAAATAACACCGCAGAGCCCTGCAATCTACTGACCATGGATGTG ATGTAG
- the LOC135253928 gene encoding polymeric immunoglobulin receptor-like isoform X3: MHMATTQLLFLSIIFLFVLPGADAGAVSTVSNVAVQTGRSVTIPCHYDKKYEKQVKYWCRGSDWNTCRTLVRTDSPKVEGETSITDDPTHHVFTVTMTKLKTEDSGYYWCGIEINGGGDESTRLYLSVTAGTPGLWVDQQEVIGVEGGHVSVQCHYDEPSSMKKWCRAEGSGMELNFGKSGRAEIKNGRSKNVFIVTMRELNREDTGWYWCAAGELQIPVHITAAQETTTTTFWTSSLLTDAIASPSEAHKQYTLVITTEAPFTVFDSSTSYVQKPSCPEHGSQPCSSAPTSLERTLGALRHAGVALVFLICSAVAFWKIWRYRNVESL, translated from the exons aTGCATATGGCTACCACTCAGCTACTCTTCCTCTCCATCATCTTCCTCTTTGTACTGCCAG gtgctGATGCTGGAGCTGTGTCCACAGTGAGTAATGTAGCTGTACAGACAGGAAGATCTGTCACCATCCCATGTCACTATGATAAGAAATACGAAAAGCAAGTGAAATACTGGTGTCGGGGGTCAGATTGGAATACGTGTCGTACTCTAGTACGAACTGACTCTCCAAAAGTCGAAGGTGAAACATCAATCACTGATGACCCTACACATCATGTATTCACTGTTACCATGACAAAGCTGAAGACAGAGGACTCTGGATACTACTGGTGTGGTATAGAGATCAATGGTGGTGGAGATGAGAGCACAcgtctgtacctgtctgtcactgcag GCACTCCTGGACTCTGGGTTGACCAGCAGGAGGTGATCGGTGTGGAAGGGGGCcatgtcagtgtgcagtgtcacTATGATGAACCGAGCAGCATGAAGAAGTGGTGCAGGGCTGAGGGCTCCGGTATGGAATTGAATTTTGGTAAATCTGGAAGAGCAGAGATCAAAAATGGCCGTTCtaaaaatgtcttcattgtGACGATGAGGGAGCTGAACAGAGAGGACACAGGCTGGTATTGGTGTGCTGCTGGAGAACTACAGATCCCTGTTCACATCACTGCCGCTCAAGAAACTACAACTACCACAT TCTGGACTTCGAGCTTGCTGACAGATGCCATCGCATCTCCCTCTGAAGCCCACAAGCAGTACACACTGGTCATCACAACAGAAGCACCTTTTACTGTGTTCGACTCTTCTACTTCCTATGTCCAGAAGCCCAGTTGTCCAGAACACGGAAGCCAGCCGTGTTCCAG TGCACCGACGAGCTTGGAACGGACTCTGGGGGCGCTACGCCACGCCGGGGTTGCTTTGGTGTTCCTAATATGCTCCGCCGTCGCCTTTTGGAAGATTTGGCGATACCGCA ATGTAGAGTCGCTCTGA
- the LOC135253928 gene encoding polymeric immunoglobulin receptor-like isoform X2: MHMATTQLLFLSIIFLFVLPGRTSVSTVSNVAVQTGRSVTIPCHYDKKYEKQVKYWCRGSDWNTCRTLVRTDSPKVEGETSITDDPTHHVFTVTMTKLKTEDSGYYWCGIEINGGGDESTRLYLSVTAGTPGLWVDQQEVIGVEGGHVSVQCHYDEPSSMKKWCRAEGSGMELNFGKSGRAEIKNGRSKNVFIVTMRELNREDTGWYWCAAGELQIPVHITAAQETTTTTFWTSSLLTDAIASPSEAHKQYTLVITTEAPFTVFDSSTSYVQKPSCPEHGSQPCSSAPTSLERTLGALRHAGVALVFLICSAVAFWKIWRYRRAQHSRKNREVVGRYANNTAEPCNLLTMDVM; encoded by the exons aTGCATATGGCTACCACTCAGCTACTCTTCCTCTCCATCATCTTCCTCTTTGTACTGCCAGGTAGGACTT CTGTGTCCACAGTGAGTAATGTAGCTGTACAGACAGGAAGATCTGTCACCATCCCATGTCACTATGATAAGAAATACGAAAAGCAAGTGAAATACTGGTGTCGGGGGTCAGATTGGAATACGTGTCGTACTCTAGTACGAACTGACTCTCCAAAAGTCGAAGGTGAAACATCAATCACTGATGACCCTACACATCATGTATTCACTGTTACCATGACAAAGCTGAAGACAGAGGACTCTGGATACTACTGGTGTGGTATAGAGATCAATGGTGGTGGAGATGAGAGCACAcgtctgtacctgtctgtcactgcag GCACTCCTGGACTCTGGGTTGACCAGCAGGAGGTGATCGGTGTGGAAGGGGGCcatgtcagtgtgcagtgtcacTATGATGAACCGAGCAGCATGAAGAAGTGGTGCAGGGCTGAGGGCTCCGGTATGGAATTGAATTTTGGTAAATCTGGAAGAGCAGAGATCAAAAATGGCCGTTCtaaaaatgtcttcattgtGACGATGAGGGAGCTGAACAGAGAGGACACAGGCTGGTATTGGTGTGCTGCTGGAGAACTACAGATCCCTGTTCACATCACTGCCGCTCAAGAAACTACAACTACCACAT TCTGGACTTCGAGCTTGCTGACAGATGCCATCGCATCTCCCTCTGAAGCCCACAAGCAGTACACACTGGTCATCACAACAGAAGCACCTTTTACTGTGTTCGACTCTTCTACTTCCTATGTCCAGAAGCCCAGTTGTCCAGAACACGGAAGCCAGCCGTGTTCCAG TGCACCGACGAGCTTGGAACGGACTCTGGGGGCGCTACGCCACGCCGGGGTTGCTTTGGTGTTCCTAATATGCTCCGCCGTCGCCTTTTGGAAGATTTGGCGATACCGCA GAGCGCAGCACTCGAGAAAGAATAGAGAAGTCGTGGGACGTTACGCAAATAACACCGCAGAGCCCTGCAATCTACTGACCATGGATGTG ATGTAG
- the LOC135253924 gene encoding myelin-associated glycoprotein-like, translated as MNGAWCFFVIGCCQLLGALCAEWSAFMPQTIEALAGSCVLIPCQFEVPENEVARLKKPANGVWRKRSQWFTGGVDVYNSSHHQNILQGEITGDLIQKNCTTILDAIPSNYTDVYYFRIETGFMATFAKSVNIKVIASPPKPQVTSVGAVMEGTPVNLTCTASAPCPRLPPALTWSPPELGRGASALLGNPDGTRSASSTLSFVASRLHRGRIACSADYPLQLGGGSERAEEAVTLNVLYSPKGTSATVSPSELVPEGTTVSLNCTSDANPQVAHYSWFRVKDGKVTAVGWERNLTLVMTENHTGLYHCEAQNEHGRQNSTAVQLRVQGAGAALWIWGTMGGGFLLLSSLLILCICRQRKLPDPVVMKVQGEDDSPVYENISTVTKLGFAENQPRKDLDEAVYSNRRTLNPSGTVCMSNPSGTAERDDQLSANCFTPSRP; from the exons ATGAATGGGGCATGGTGCTTCTTTGTCATTGGCTGTTGCCAACTGTTAG gtgctctgtgtgctgagTGGTCAGCCTTCATGCCTCAGACTATTGAGGCTCTGGCTGGCTCCTGTGTACTGATCCCATGTCAATTTGAAGTTCCCGAAAACGAAGTTGCCAGACTGAAAAAACCAGCCAATGGGGTGTGGAGGAAAAGGTCGCAGTGGTTTACGGGCGGTGTTGATGTATACAACTCATCACATCATCAGAACATCCTTCAAGGAGAGATCACTGGGGACCTGATACAGAAGAACTGCACCACTATCCTGGATGCCATTCCTAGCAATTACACGGACGTGTACTATTTCAGAATCGAAACTGGTTTCATGGCAACCTTTGCCAAGAGTGTCAACATAAAAGTCATAG CCTCTCCACCCAAACCCCAGGTGACCTCAGTGGGTGCAGTAATGGAGGGGACCCCGGTGAATCTGACCTGCACGGCGTCAGCCCCCTGCCCTCGGCTCCCCCCAGCCCTGACCTGGTCCCCCCCCGAACTGGGGCGCGGCGCGAGCGCTCTACTGGGGAATCCGGACGGGACCCGATCCGCGTCTTCCACGCTGAGCTTCGTGGCCTCGCGTCTCCACCGCGGGCGGATTGCGTGCAGCGCTGACTACCCCCTGCAGCTAGGGGGCGGTAGCGAGCGAGCAGAGGAGGCCGTCACGCTCAATGTCCTGT actCCCCAAAGGGCACCTCTGCTACAGTGAGTCCCTCTGAACTGGTTCCCGAGGGCACCACCGTCAGCCTGAACTGCACTAGCGATGCCAACCCGCAGGTGGCGCACTACTCCTGGTTCCGAGTGAAGGATGGGAAGGTGACAGCGGTGGGGTGGGAGAGGAACCTCACCCTGGTCATGACTGAGAACCACACGGGCCTGTACCACTGCGAGGCCCAAAATGAGCACGGGAGGCAGAACTCCACCGCGGTACAGCTGCGTGTGCAGG GTGCAGGTGCGGCACTGTGGATTTGGGGGACGATGGGGGGAGGGTTCCTACTGCTTTCCAGTCTGTTGATCTTGTGCATCTGTAG GCAGCGAAAGTTACCAGACCCTGTTGTCATGAAG GTGCAAGGCGAAGACGACTCTCCGGTGTATGAAAACATAAGCACAGTGACGAAGCTGGGTTTCGCAGAGAACCAGCCCAGAAAAGATCTGGACGAGGCTGTGTACAGCAACCGTAGAACGCTGAATCCAAGCGGGACTGTCTGCATGAGCAACCCGTCTGGCACAGCGGAGAGGGATGACCAGCTGTCCGCAAACTGCTTCACTCCCTCCAGGCCATAG
- the LOC135253934 gene encoding polymeric immunoglobulin receptor-like: protein MAPTQLLFLSIIFLSVRPGADSVSTVSKVDLQSGRSVTIPCHYDKKYENNVKYWCRGSNWNICHTAVRTDSPTVRGDTSITDDPTHHVFTVTIKYLMWRDTGFYWCGVEIKGDGGEYKHLHLSVTAGTPGLWVDQQEVTSVEGGHVSVQCHYNESSSMKKWCRAEGSCVEVNSSKSGRAEIEDDRSKKVFIVTMRELNREDTGWYWCVNRELEIPVHITVTQKTTTTTVTSDTTTSLSRPQENNKLTRTAEAPSTVQKTSCPEHGSQPCSSAPASLERTLGPLRHTGVALVFLICSAVAFWKIWRYRRAQHSRENREDVGRYSIKITPM from the exons ATGGCTCCCACTCAGCTACTCTTCCTCTCCATCATCTTCCTCTCTGTACGACCAG gtgctGATTCTGTGTCCACTGTGAGTAAAGTGGATTTACAGAGCGGAAGATCTGTCACCATCCCATGTCACTATGataagaaatatgaaaacaatgtgAAATACTGGTGTCGGGGGTCAAATTGGAACATATGTCATACTGCAGTACGCACTGACTCTCCAACAGTCAGAGGTGACACATCAATCACTGATGACCCCACCCATCATGTCTTCACTGTTACCATAAAATATCTGATGTGGCGGGACACTGGATTTTACTGGTGTGGTGTAGAAATCAAGGGGGATGGTGGTGAGTACAAACATCTgcacctgtcagtcactgcAG GCACTCCTGGACTCTGGGTTGACCAGCAGGAGGTGACCAGTGTGGAAGGGGGCCATGTCAGTGTGCAGTGCCACTATAATGAATCGAGCAGCATGAAGAAGTGGTGCAGGGCTGAGGGCTCCTGTGTGGAAGTGAATTCTTCTAAATCTGGAAGAGCAGAGATCGAAGATGACCGTTCTAAAAAGGTATTCATTGTGACGATGAGGGAGCTGAACAGGGAGGACACAGGCTGGTATTGGTGTGTGAATAGAGAACTAGAGATCCCTGTTCACATCACTGTCACTCAGAAAACTACAACTACTACAGTCACCTCAG ATACCACCACATCTCTCTCTCGACCCCAAGAGAACAACAAATTGACCAGGACAGCAGAAGCACCTTCAACTGTCCAGAAAACCAGTTGTCCGGAACACGGAAGCCAGCCGTGTTCCAG TGCACCGGCGAGCTTGGAACGGACTCTGGGGCCGCTACGCCATACCGGGGTTGCTTTGGTGTTCCTAATATGCTCCGCCGTCGCCTTTTGGAAGATTTGGCGATACCGCA GGGCACAGCACtcgagagagaacagagaagacGTGGGACGTTACTCCATAAAAATAACACCG ATGTAG